Within the Planctomycetota bacterium genome, the region CGACGACCCGAACCGGCTCGAGCAGATTGTCCAGGGTATCTCAGACGGCTGTCTGCAAAGCGACTGCGCCTTGCTCGGCGGCGAGACGGCGATTATGCCCCGCACGTATCAGCACGGCGACTACGACCTGGCCGGCTTTTGCGTGGGAGTGGTCGAGAAGAAGCGGGTCATCGACGGCAAGGCGATCGCCGCCGGCGACGTGCTGATTGGCGTGGCCAGCAGCGGGTTCCACTCGAACGGCTACAGCCTGGTCCACAAGGTTGTGTTTGACATCGGCGGTTACCAGATCAACGACCATGTCGAGGCGCTCGACCGCACCGTGGCCGACGCTTTGCTAGAGCCGACGCGAATCTATGCCCGGCCGGTGCGACAGATTCTGGCCAACTACACGGTGAAGAGCGTGGTACACGGCCTGGCCCACATTACCGGCGGTGGGCTGCACGAGAACCTGGAACGAATCATTCCCGCGGGATTACAGGCGGTGATTCGCCGCGACTCGTGGCCGGTGCCGAAGCTGTTCACCTGGCTGCAAGAAATGGGCGAAATCGAGCAGGCCGAGATGGACCGCGTGTTCAACATGGGCATCGGCCTGGTCCTGGTCGTCAGCCCCTACTACGCCACCAGCATCCAGCACCAGTTGACCGACATGGGCCTCGAGAACTGGACGCTCGGGCAGATGGTGGAAGGCAGCACGCGGGTTTGCTGGGCCTAGAGCCTGTTATGCACTTGAG harbors:
- a CDS encoding phosphoribosylformylglycinamidine cyclo-ligase, with the protein product MAKASYKDAGVDLDIYEESMARLPRLLARTFSPRVVPLVGGFAGLFQLDFAGPLFSRKYDEPLLVACTDGVGSKLTVATMADRHDTVGIDLVAMSVNDALCCGAEPLIFLDYVAMSHDDPNRLEQIVQGISDGCLQSDCALLGGETAIMPRTYQHGDYDLAGFCVGVVEKKRVIDGKAIAAGDVLIGVASSGFHSNGYSLVHKVVFDIGGYQINDHVEALDRTVADALLEPTRIYARPVRQILANYTVKSVVHGLAHITGGGLHENLERIIPAGLQAVIRRDSWPVPKLFTWLQEMGEIEQAEMDRVFNMGIGLVLVVSPYYATSIQHQLTDMGLENWTLGQMVEGSTRVCWA